From Sinorhizobium sp. RAC02, a single genomic window includes:
- a CDS encoding ParB-like protein — MRSIHTAVLAAIAATSYRLFAGCLRNTGGYAKDPTPHSEFIWSEFCRCPGCRRRLSEGAS; from the coding sequence ATGAGATCGATTCACACCGCCGTGTTGGCCGCCATCGCGGCGACCTCCTACCGTTTATTTGCCGGCTGCCTCCGCAATACCGGCGGTTACGCGAAGGACCCAACGCCGCACAGTGAATTCATTTGGAGCGAATTTTGTCGATGTCCGGGTTGTCGAAGACGATTATCAGAAGGTGCTTCGTGA
- a CDS encoding TolC family protein: MRIVSPKFVAVLVVPAILSGCVSATEYSSRDAGFTTVSAKTSTATGKASVWVQNRAEAEAVAARVKTLMARKAIDAETAVQVALLNNKGLQAAYAGLGDSAADAWQSTMLVNPRIGIGLTGIGTPGLEAYRAVEGVIATNILALATHKRNVEIADAGFRKAQLAAALETLQLAAETRRAWITAVAAWERVAQLNQALVAADAASELAKKLGEAGSMTKGTQAREHVFYAELTGQAAQARLEARLAKEELTRLMGLWGADIDYQVPNRLPTLPKALTKRDTIEAEALQRRVDLQMAKLDLEATAKSFKLTEATRYVTDLEILSGFETERELEDGKKSRETTGYVELEFVIPIFDSGQSRMRKAELGYMRVANLLAEKAVNVRSEARSTYQAYRSTYDIARHYRNSVVPLRTKIEEESQLTYNGMITSTFELLADSREKVNSILLAVNAKRDFWLAQANLAPAIYGGGAAAGGGDVEVAAAAESGGGGH; the protein is encoded by the coding sequence ATGAGGATCGTTTCACCCAAATTCGTCGCGGTCCTTGTCGTACCGGCCATCCTCAGTGGGTGCGTTTCGGCCACCGAGTATTCTTCGCGGGACGCCGGCTTCACGACCGTCTCGGCCAAGACGAGCACGGCGACCGGCAAGGCATCCGTCTGGGTGCAGAACCGGGCCGAGGCGGAAGCCGTCGCCGCCCGCGTGAAAACGCTGATGGCAAGGAAGGCCATCGACGCGGAGACGGCCGTCCAGGTCGCACTTCTCAACAACAAGGGTCTCCAGGCCGCCTATGCGGGCCTCGGGGATTCGGCTGCGGACGCCTGGCAGTCGACCATGCTCGTCAATCCGCGGATCGGCATTGGCCTGACCGGGATCGGAACACCCGGGCTGGAAGCCTATCGCGCTGTCGAGGGTGTCATCGCCACGAACATCCTGGCGCTCGCCACGCATAAGCGGAATGTCGAGATCGCCGATGCCGGTTTCCGCAAGGCACAGCTTGCCGCTGCGCTGGAAACCCTCCAGCTCGCGGCGGAAACGCGTCGCGCCTGGATCACGGCGGTTGCTGCCTGGGAGCGTGTCGCGCAGTTGAACCAGGCTTTGGTCGCGGCGGATGCCGCCTCCGAACTTGCGAAAAAACTCGGCGAAGCCGGCTCCATGACCAAAGGCACGCAGGCCCGGGAGCACGTCTTCTACGCCGAGCTGACCGGACAAGCGGCACAGGCGCGGCTCGAAGCCCGTCTGGCGAAAGAGGAACTGACCCGTCTCATGGGTCTCTGGGGTGCCGACATCGATTATCAGGTGCCGAACCGCCTGCCGACGCTTCCGAAGGCTCTCACCAAGCGTGACACGATCGAGGCGGAAGCGCTGCAGCGTCGCGTCGACCTGCAGATGGCCAAGCTCGACCTGGAAGCGACCGCCAAGTCCTTCAAGCTCACGGAAGCGACACGCTACGTCACCGACCTCGAAATCCTCTCCGGCTTCGAAACTGAACGGGAACTGGAGGACGGCAAGAAGAGCCGTGAGACGACTGGCTATGTCGAGCTCGAATTCGTCATTCCGATCTTCGATTCCGGCCAGTCGCGCATGCGCAAGGCGGAGCTTGGCTACATGCGGGTAGCGAACCTGCTTGCGGAAAAGGCCGTCAATGTGCGTTCGGAGGCCCGCTCGACCTATCAGGCCTACCGGTCGACCTACGATATCGCCCGTCACTACCGCAACAGCGTCGTGCCGTTGAGGACGAAGATCGAGGAGGAATCCCAGCTCACCTACAACGGCATGATCACCAGCACGTTCGAGCTGCTCGCCGACAGCCGCGAGAAGGTCAATTCGATCCTTCTCGCGGTCAATGCGAAACGCGACTTCTGGCTCGCCCAAGCCAACCTAGCACCCGCCATCTATGGCGGCGGCGCGGCGGCGGGCGGTGGAGACGTCGAGGTTGCGGCAGCTGCCGAATCCGGCGGCGGCGGTCATTGA
- a CDS encoding copper oxidase has translation MFNRRQLLGASAAMVSTAAWAKTSNMGLPEAAVMQTAATQIPVRPASGPDYTPVVTLNGWTLPHRMNNGVKEFHLVAEPVEREMAEGMTAYLWGYNGQSPGPTIEAVEGDRVRIFVTNKLPEHTTIHWHGMILPSGMDGVGGLSQPHIPTGKTFIYEFDLIKSGTFMYHPHSDEMVQMAMGMMGFFVVHPKDPKFMPVDRDFVFLLNAFDIEPGAYVPRIMEMTDFNLWAWNSRVFPGIDPLVVSKDDRVRVRVGNLTMTNHPVHMHGYDFEVTCTDGGWVRPEARWPEVSIDIPVGAMRAYEFDAKYLGDWAIHCHKSHHTMNAMGHDIPTFIGVDKKPLAEKIRKVRPEYMPMGTAGMADMGEMEMEIPENTIPMMNGWGPHGPIEMGGMFSVVKVREGISADDYTDPGWYENPPGTQAYEWTGALPDTTKATDAKTKVSTGHSRHG, from the coding sequence ATGTTCAACAGAAGACAACTCCTCGGCGCCAGTGCGGCAATGGTCTCGACGGCCGCTTGGGCAAAAACCTCGAATATGGGCCTGCCCGAAGCAGCGGTCATGCAAACGGCCGCAACCCAGATACCGGTCCGGCCGGCAAGTGGACCCGACTATACGCCGGTCGTCACGCTCAACGGCTGGACCCTGCCACACCGCATGAACAATGGCGTCAAGGAATTCCACCTCGTCGCCGAACCGGTCGAGCGCGAAATGGCGGAAGGTATGACGGCTTACCTCTGGGGCTATAACGGCCAATCACCGGGCCCGACGATCGAGGCCGTGGAGGGCGACCGGGTCCGCATCTTCGTCACCAACAAGCTGCCGGAACACACGACCATTCACTGGCACGGCATGATCCTGCCCTCCGGCATGGACGGTGTTGGCGGCCTGTCGCAGCCGCACATCCCAACCGGCAAGACCTTCATCTACGAGTTCGACCTCATCAAATCCGGCACCTTCATGTACCACCCCCATTCGGATGAGATGGTCCAGATGGCCATGGGCATGATGGGTTTCTTCGTCGTTCATCCGAAGGACCCGAAGTTCATGCCCGTCGACCGCGACTTCGTGTTCCTTCTCAACGCCTTCGACATCGAGCCCGGCGCCTATGTGCCGCGCATCATGGAGATGACGGACTTCAACCTGTGGGCATGGAACAGCCGCGTCTTTCCGGGCATCGATCCGCTCGTCGTCTCGAAGGACGACCGCGTGCGTGTGCGGGTGGGCAACCTCACCATGACGAACCACCCGGTCCACATGCATGGCTACGACTTCGAAGTGACCTGTACGGATGGCGGCTGGGTCCGGCCGGAGGCGCGCTGGCCCGAAGTCAGTATCGACATCCCGGTCGGCGCAATGCGCGCCTACGAGTTCGACGCGAAATATCTCGGCGACTGGGCGATCCATTGCCACAAGTCGCATCACACGATGAACGCCATGGGTCACGACATCCCGACCTTCATCGGCGTCGACAAGAAGCCTCTCGCCGAAAAGATCCGCAAGGTCCGGCCCGAATACATGCCCATGGGCACGGCTGGCATGGCGGATATGGGCGAGATGGAGATGGAAATCCCGGAGAACACCATTCCCATGATGAACGGCTGGGGTCCGCACGGCCCCATCGAGATGGGCGGCATGTTCTCCGTCGTGAAAGTCCGCGAAGGCATCTCCGCGGACGATTACACGGATCCCGGCTGGTACGAGAACCCACCCGGTACACAGGCCTACGAGTGGACGGGCGCGCTGCCCGATACCACCAAGGCCACGGACGCGAAGACCAAGGTCAGTACCGGCCATTCCCGGCACGGCTGA
- a CDS encoding plastocyanin/azurin family copper-binding protein, which produces MKTVIGALFLATAFSTTALADAGHGAMAVGEPGDKAKATQTIRVTMKETEDGRMLFVPASFNVKKGQTVRFAIRNAGELNHEFVLDQQDKIMEHKATMEKFPEMEHDDPNAIRLAAGTSGEIVWQFTNDGTFKIACLVPGHYDAGMHGDVTVAKK; this is translated from the coding sequence ATGAAGACTGTAATTGGCGCGCTGTTCCTCGCAACGGCGTTCTCCACCACCGCGCTTGCAGATGCCGGCCATGGCGCCATGGCCGTCGGCGAACCCGGCGACAAGGCAAAGGCGACGCAGACGATCCGCGTCACGATGAAGGAAACCGAGGACGGCCGGATGTTGTTCGTTCCTGCCTCTTTCAACGTCAAGAAGGGCCAGACCGTTCGCTTCGCCATCCGGAACGCCGGCGAACTCAATCATGAGTTCGTGCTCGATCAGCAAGACAAGATCATGGAGCACAAGGCGACAATGGAGAAGTTCCCGGAAATGGAACACGACGACCCGAACGCCATTCGCCTGGCTGCCGGAACGTCCGGTGAGATCGTCTGGCAATTCACCAACGATGGCACATTCAAGATCGCCTGCCTCGTGCCCGGCCACTACGACGCCGGCATGCACGGCGACGTCACCGTCGCCAAGAAATAA
- a CDS encoding copper-binding protein: MNTFIRMALTAALSFSAVTGAVAADFTKGTVKKIDAKAKKVTLIHEELKDLEMPAMTMVFRVNDDTLLAKLTQGAKIEFVAERIEGKLTVTQVK, encoded by the coding sequence ATGAACACGTTCATCCGCATGGCACTTACCGCCGCCCTCTCCTTCAGCGCTGTCACGGGCGCGGTCGCCGCCGACTTCACCAAAGGCACGGTGAAAAAGATCGATGCCAAGGCGAAGAAGGTCACGCTCATCCACGAGGAACTCAAGGATCTTGAAATGCCGGCCATGACCATGGTGTTCCGCGTCAACGACGACACCCTGCTCGCAAAACTCACGCAAGGCGCAAAGATCGAATTCGTCGCCGAACGGATCGAGGGTAAGCTGACGGTAACGCAGGTGAAATAA
- a CDS encoding nucleoside deaminase, translating to MTEQNETLKLLDALLSALESGIIPATEAGVAAGNKIFGAALLRKSDLSTVLVETNNETENPLWHGEVHTLKRFYEMTGSERPDSRELIFLSTHEPCSMCLSAITWAGFDNFFYFFSHEDSRDAFAIPHDLKILKEVFTLEPGGYNRTNAFWKGQSIHALINQAPEPYRSQLQERAAAISRKYDDLSLVYQASKGGNAIPLN from the coding sequence ATGACCGAACAAAACGAAACCCTAAAGCTGCTGGATGCTCTGCTCTCGGCGCTGGAGTCCGGCATCATCCCGGCCACGGAGGCGGGCGTGGCCGCCGGCAACAAGATCTTCGGCGCTGCGCTGCTGCGGAAATCGGATCTTTCGACCGTGCTTGTCGAAACCAACAACGAGACGGAGAACCCCCTGTGGCACGGCGAGGTGCATACCTTGAAGCGGTTCTACGAAATGACGGGATCCGAGCGGCCGGACTCGCGGGAACTCATCTTCCTGTCGACCCATGAGCCGTGCTCGATGTGCCTTTCGGCGATCACTTGGGCGGGCTTCGACAACTTCTTCTACTTCTTCAGTCACGAGGATTCCCGCGACGCGTTCGCCATTCCGCATGACCTGAAGATCCTGAAGGAGGTCTTCACGCTAGAGCCCGGCGGTTACAACCGGACGAACGCCTTCTGGAAAGGGCAATCGATCCATGCCCTGATCAATCAGGCGCCGGAACCGTACCGCTCGCAACTTCAGGAACGGGCCGCCGCCATCAGCCGCAAATACGACGACCTCTCCCTCGTCTACCAGGCGAGCAAGGGCGGCAACGCAATCCCCCTCAACTAA